A window of the Eretmochelys imbricata isolate rEreImb1 chromosome 7, rEreImb1.hap1, whole genome shotgun sequence genome harbors these coding sequences:
- the LOC144267957 gene encoding C-signal-like, with protein sequence MAGGVVLVQGASRGLGLHFCKHILSARKEARVIATCRSPETASALQALHGLYPQNLTVLRLDATREAEIREAAEVVAKEHGRLDLLINSGAVLHPSARGETSLKEVSAEGLSITLATNTIGPLVMAKYFAPLLRKGTGAFGHQFADQAKQHRAVLVNLTAKVGSIGDNALGGWYSYRMSKAALNMATKNLSIELGRGKTKVVCVSLHPGTVNTDLSKPYHRNVPKDKLFTPEYSVNCLMTIIENLDMGKTGKFFAWDGSALPW encoded by the exons ATGGCAGGAGGGGTGGTCCTGGTGCAGGGAGCCAGCAGGGGGCTCGGCCTGCACTTCTGCAAACACATTTTATCCGCACGGAAAGAGGCGAGAGTGATCGCTACCTGCAGGAGCCCCGAAACAGCTAGCGCCTTACAAGCGCTGCACGGGCTGTATCCCCAGAACCTCACCGTGCTGCGGCTGGACGCCACCCGGGAGGCAGAGATCCGAGAGGCAGCGGAAGTAGTGGCGAAGGAGCATGGCCGGCTGGATCTGCTCATCAACTCTGGGGCAGTGTTGCATCCCAGCGCCAGAGGAGAGACGAGCCTCAAGGAGGTCTCAGCAGAG GGTCTTTCCATAACATTGGCAACGAACACTATAGGGCCCCTAGTGATGGCTAAATATTTTGCCCCTCTGTTGCGGAAAGGAACTGGAGCATTTGGACATCAGTTTGCTGACCAGGCCAAACAGCATAGGGCCGTACTGGTGAACCTGACAGCTAAAGTAGGCTCCATAGGAGACAATG CCTTAGGTGGATGGTATAGCTACAGGATGTCTAAAGCAGCTTTGAACATGGCTACCAAGAATCTCAGCATTGAACTTGGAAGAGGGAAAACTAAAGTGGTGTGTGTTTCATTGCATCCAGGAACTGTGAATACTGACTTATCAAAGCCTTATCACAGGAACGTTCCCAAGGACAAACTGTTCACCCCAGAATATTCAGTTAATTGTCTAATGACTATTATTGAGAACCTTGATATGGGGAAAACAGGAAAGTTCTTTGCTTGGGATGGATCTGCACTACCTTGGTAA